One part of the Kryptolebias marmoratus isolate JLee-2015 linkage group LG13, ASM164957v2, whole genome shotgun sequence genome encodes these proteins:
- the LOC108251771 gene encoding olfactory receptor 52N4-like — MDNYTYNSLMLQLEGLKVTEDSMYLLFSLFLIAYVVVMFLNVGVLVLIMVHKNLHQPMYVLFCSLTVNDMIGSSHILPQMLLDILKPPAERLISYNQCVVQAFTTHYYGAAAHTVLMIMAFDRYVAICDPLRYSAVMTNKTVIKLKVSAWGVPFVLTGVLLGLTVRLSRCRTLITNPYCDNASLFKLSCESVVINNIYGLAYTVVLYVASVGSIVLTYTQITVVCLTRKNQSLNRKALKTCSTHLLVYLIMACSGFTIITLHRFPQYSEYRKFSVVVFVFVPGTLNPIIYGLQSKEIRKFMFQIFKSIKCFPFNKCK; from the coding sequence ATGGATAACTACACCTACAACAGCCTCATGCTCCAGCTGGAGGGGTTAAAGGTCACCGAGGACTCCATGTACCTGCTCTTTTCCCTTTTCCTTATTGCCTatgttgttgtcatgtttttgaaTGTCggtgttctggttctgattatGGTGCATAAGAACCTCCATCAGCCCATGTACGTGCTGTTCTGCAGCCTGACGGTCAACGACATGATTGGGAGTTCCCACATTCTGCCTCAGATGCTGTTGGACATCCTGAAGCCTCCCGCGGAGCGCCTCATCAGTTATAACCAGTGCGTCGTTCAGGCGTTCACCACTCATTACTACGGTGCCGCGGCGCACACCGTCCTCATGATCATGGCCTTCGACAGATACGTGGCCATCTGCGATCCTCTGCGTTACTCCGCAGTGATGACCAATAAAACGGTCATCAAGCTGAAGGTTTCTGCCTGGGGGGTACCGTTTGTTCTGACTGGGGTTCTGCTGGGTCTGACTGTGCGTCTGAGCCGGTGCCGGACTCTGATCACGAACCCGTACTGCGACAACGCCTCGCTGTTCAAGCTGTCCTGTGAGAGTGTGGTGATTAATAACATCTACGGGCTGGCGTACACCGTGGTTCTGTACGTGGCCTCTGTGGGCAGCATCGTTCTGACCTACACCCAGATCACCGTCGTCTGCCTGACCCGGAAGAACCAGTCCCTGAACAGGAAGGCCTTAAAGACCTGCAGCACGCACCTGCTGGTGTATCTGATCATGGCCTGCAGTGGATTCACCATCATTACTCTGCACCGGTTCCCTCAGTATTCAGAATACAGAAAATTCTCcgtggttgtgtttgtttttgttcctgggACCCTCAACCCCATTATTTATGGTTTACAGTCCAAAGAGATCCGGAAATTcatgtttcaaatatttaaatcaattaaatgTTTCCCatttaataaatgcaaatag
- the LOC108251772 gene encoding neuronal acetylcholine receptor subunit alpha-9: MKIVCSSELLLLLFIVPVCFSAHGRFAQKLLSDLFSNYTNALRPVEDTDNIINVTLQITLSQIIDMDERNQILTTYLWIRQVWMDAYLTWKTEDYDGLDTIRIPSSYVWRPDIVLYNSADDEFSSSMETNVVLRNDGQVMWDQPAITKSSCSVDVAFFPFDVQQCHLTFGSWTHNGNQMDLINALDSADLADFVPNVEWEVLGMPAKKNVILYGCCSDPYPDITFTLHLKRRASFYIFNLLIPCMMISFLAPLGFYLPADSGEKISLGVTVLLALTVFQLLVAESMPPSESVPLIGKYYIATMTMVTASTALTIFIMNIHHCGSEAQPVPQWAERFVLKYLAKICFVSEVGESCFRGASSKKQPLSQEESDVPSSGDSRGTNWDVNGQAWGGRGEDEGREASVREEQVVTKQSLWKEDLFVTIDHSAGGRGEGGEEKKGGGVPENPREILVRTQCVCQHQKLRKNIEFIANSYQDQRAAQLRIGEWRKIAKVMDRFFMWLFFIMFFFMSVLILGKAI, from the exons ATGAAGATCGTCTGCAGCTCcgagctcctgctgctcctcttcatcgTCCCAG TTTGTTTCTCGGCTCACGGCCGCTTCGCCCAGAAGCTCCTGAGTGACCTGTTCTCCAACTACACCAACGCCCTGCGGCCGGTGGAGGACACCGACAACATCATCAACGTCACGCTGCAGATCACGCTGTCCCAGATCATCGACATG GATGAGAGGAACCAGATCCTGACCACCTACCTGTGGATCCGCCAGGTGTGGATGGACGCCTACCTCACGTGGAAAACGGAGGACTACGACGGCCTGGACACCATCCGGATTCCCAGCAGCTACGTCTGGAGGCCTGACATCGTCCTGTACAACAG TGCAGACGACGAGTTCTCCAGCTCCATGGAGACCAACGTGGTCCTCCGTAACGATGGACAGGTGATGTGGGACCAGCCAGCCATCACCAAAAGCTCCTGCTCCGTGGACGTGGCCTTCTTCCCCTTCGATGTGCAGCAGTGCCACCTGACCTTCGGCTCCTGGACTCACAACGGGAACCAGATGGACCTGATCAACGCCTTGGACAGCGCAGATCTGGCCGACTTCGTCCCCAACGTGGAGTGGGAG GTTCTGGGCATGCCGGCCAAGAAGAACGTGATCCTGTACGGCTGCTGCTCCGACCCGTACCCGGACATCACCTTCACGCTCCACCTGAAGAGACGGGCCTCCTTCTACATCTTCAACCTCCTAATCCCCTGCATGATGATCTCCTTCCTGGCTCCGCTGGGCTTCTACCTGCCAGCCGACTCCGGGGAGAAGATTTCTCTGGGCGTGACGGTGCTGCTGGCCCTCACCGTCTTCCAGCTGCTGGTGGCTGAGAGCATGCCGCCGTCCGAGAGCGTCCCTCTGATCG GAAAGTACTACATTGCCACCATGACGATGGTGACTGCGTCCACAGCCCTCACCATCTTCATCATGAACATACACCACTGCGGTTCTGAGGCCCAGCCCGTCCCACAGTGGGCCGAGCGCTTCGTCCTGAAATACCTGGCCAAAATCTGTTTCGTCAGCGAGGTGGGAGAGAGCTGCTTCAGAGGAGCTTCGTCCAAGAAGCAGCCTCTGTCCCAAGAGGAGTCAGACGTCCCCTCGTCTGGGGACAGCAGAGGGACAAACTGGGACGTGAACGGACAGGcgtggggagggaggggggaggacgagGGCCGAGAGGCGTCTGTGAGGGAGGAGCAGGTTGTGACCAAGCAGAGCCTCTGGAAAGAGGACCTGTTTGTGACCATCGACCACTCTGCCGGAGGACGGGGCgagggaggggaggagaagAAGGGAGGTGGAGTCCCGGAGAACCCGAGGGAGATCCTGGTGAGAACCCAGTGCGTGTGCCAGCACCAGAAACTGCGCAAAAACATCGAGTTCATCGCTAACTCGTACCAGGACCAGCGAGCGGCGCAGCTTCGCATCGGCGAGTGGAGGAAGATCGCCAAGGTGATGGACCGCTTCTTCATGTGGCTGTTCTTCATCATGTTCTTCTTCATGAGCGTCCTGATCCTGGGGAAGGCCATCTGA
- the LOC108251768 gene encoding E3 ubiquitin-protein ligase Siah2-like, whose translation MTVPPAGPFTQTGPQLGAMSRPSSAGAGGGGLGGGKAGGGKHGGPGGATSAAAAAAAAAGVGTVAGSGSAAVCLPSAGLPGQPAELTALFECPVCFDYVLPPILQCQAGHLVCNPCRQKLSCCPTCRGPLSPSIRNLAMEKVASALPFPCKLRRASMLCPASCLPLLRELAQWRCLLGWHRPHGVGSSSGAGVTANSGQQQGSEVRDRAQRPVGRTKPVPGSQVSPGLTRPGESWTKAAR comes from the exons ATGACTGTACCGCCCGCTGGGCCGTTCACACAAACCGGACCGCAGCTGGGAGCTATGAGCCGTCCGTCCTCTGCCGGAGCCGGAGGTGGAGGACTCGGGGGCGGCAAAGCGGGCGGAGGAAAGCACGGAGGACCGGGAGGAGCCACttctgccgccgccgccgcggcCGCGGCCGCCGGCGTCGGTACCGTCGCCGGCTCGGG TTCCGCCGCCGTGTGCCTGCCGTCCGCCGGCCTCCCCGGGCAGCCCGCGGAGCTCACGGCTCTGTTCGAGTGCCCGGTGTGCTTCGACTACGTGCTGCCGCCCATCCTGCAGTGCCAGGCGGGTCACCTGGTCTGCAACCCGTGCCGCCAGAAGCTGAGCTGCTGCCCGACCTGCCGCGGCCCGCTCAGCCCCAGCATCCGGAACCTGGCCATGGAGAAGGTGGCGTCCGCGCTGCCCTTCCCCTGCAAG CTGCGGCGTGCCTCCATGTTGTGTCCGGCGTCCTGCCTGCCCCTCCTCAGGGAGCTGGCTCAGTGGCGCTGCCTGCTGGGTTGGCACCGCCCCCACGGAGTCGGGTCATCGAGCGGCGCCGGCGTAACGGCTAACAGCGGCCAGCagcaggggtcagaggtcagggacAGAGCCCAGCGACCTGTCGGACGCACCAAACCTGTGCCGGGCAGCCAGGTGAGTCCTGGACTAACGCGGCCAGGTGAGTCCTGGACTAAGGCGGCCAGGTGA
- the mat2b gene encoding methionine adenosyltransferase 2 subunit beta isoform X1, with translation MSRAGAEQRLVFCPGSVQLVQEEVLVQGPRVLVTGATGLLGRAVFREFHTSGWMVIGTGYRRARPRFLRCDLTDEDAIRRLLHEYKPEVIVHCAAERRPDIVEHHTEAAVNLNVHATSTLAKEAAVCGALFIYISTDYVFDGRNPPYGEDDAPNPLNVYGRSKLEGERETLRHCPGAVILRVPVLFGEVESVMESTVTSLWLKVQEATEESCTLDHCLQRFPTDARDVAIVCRKLSERMRQDPSIRGIFHFSGKEQMTKYEMALAMAQAFKLPSNHLIPLTEQPAGSAPRPVNSQLNCSRLELLNLSVELRPFTAAITDCLWPFTADKRWRQTVFH, from the exons GAGGAGGTCCTGGTTCAGGGCCCAAGGGTCCTGGTGACTGGGGCAACAGGTCTTCTGGGTCGAGCTGTTTTTAGAGAGTTTCACACCAGCGGCTGGATGGTTATTGGGACTGGATACCGGAGAGCCAGGCCTCGCTTCCTGCGGTGCGACTTGACTGATGAGGATGCCATCCGGAGGCTGCTGCACGAGTACAAG CCTGAAGTGATTGTTCACTGTGCAGCAGAAAGACGTCCAGACATCGTGGAACATCACACTGAAGCAGCTGTCAATCTGAATGTGCATGCCACGAGCACACTCGCCAAAGAGGCAG CGGTCTGTGGCGCCTTGTTCATCTACATCAGCACTGACTATGTGTTTGATGGGCGAAACCCTCCGTATGGGGAAGACGATGCTCCAAATCCTCTCAACGTTTATGGACGAAGCAAACtcgagggagagagagagacacttAGACATTGTCCAG GTGCAGTGATCTTGCGTGTTCCCGTGCTGTTTGGGGAGGTAGAGTCTGTGATGGAGAGCACTGTGACGTCTCTGTGGCTGAAAGTTCAGGAGGCAACTGAAGAGAGCTGCACGCTCGACCACTGCCTGCAGAGATTTCCTACAGATGCTCGAGATGTTGCCATTGTGTGCAGGAAGCTCTCTGAGAGAATGAGACAG gaccCGTCCATCAGAGGAATCTTCCATTTCTCAGGTAAAGAGCAGATGACCAAATATGAAATGGCCCTTGCCATGGCGCAGGCCTTCAAGCTGCCATCCAATCACCTCATCCCA CTGACGGAGCAGCCAGCAGGCTCTGCTCCTCGTCCAGTAAACAGCCAGCTGAACTGTTCTCGTCTGGAGTTGCTGAATCTGAGCGTGGAGCTGCGACCGTTCACCGCCGCCATTACTGACTGTCTGTGGCCGTTTACCGCTGACAAACGCTGGAGGCAGACAGTCTTCcactga
- the mat2b gene encoding methionine adenosyltransferase 2 subunit beta isoform X2, with the protein MPGFQFSGSQEEVLVQGPRVLVTGATGLLGRAVFREFHTSGWMVIGTGYRRARPRFLRCDLTDEDAIRRLLHEYKPEVIVHCAAERRPDIVEHHTEAAVNLNVHATSTLAKEAAVCGALFIYISTDYVFDGRNPPYGEDDAPNPLNVYGRSKLEGERETLRHCPGAVILRVPVLFGEVESVMESTVTSLWLKVQEATEESCTLDHCLQRFPTDARDVAIVCRKLSERMRQDPSIRGIFHFSGKEQMTKYEMALAMAQAFKLPSNHLIPLTEQPAGSAPRPVNSQLNCSRLELLNLSVELRPFTAAITDCLWPFTADKRWRQTVFH; encoded by the exons GAGGAGGTCCTGGTTCAGGGCCCAAGGGTCCTGGTGACTGGGGCAACAGGTCTTCTGGGTCGAGCTGTTTTTAGAGAGTTTCACACCAGCGGCTGGATGGTTATTGGGACTGGATACCGGAGAGCCAGGCCTCGCTTCCTGCGGTGCGACTTGACTGATGAGGATGCCATCCGGAGGCTGCTGCACGAGTACAAG CCTGAAGTGATTGTTCACTGTGCAGCAGAAAGACGTCCAGACATCGTGGAACATCACACTGAAGCAGCTGTCAATCTGAATGTGCATGCCACGAGCACACTCGCCAAAGAGGCAG CGGTCTGTGGCGCCTTGTTCATCTACATCAGCACTGACTATGTGTTTGATGGGCGAAACCCTCCGTATGGGGAAGACGATGCTCCAAATCCTCTCAACGTTTATGGACGAAGCAAACtcgagggagagagagagacacttAGACATTGTCCAG GTGCAGTGATCTTGCGTGTTCCCGTGCTGTTTGGGGAGGTAGAGTCTGTGATGGAGAGCACTGTGACGTCTCTGTGGCTGAAAGTTCAGGAGGCAACTGAAGAGAGCTGCACGCTCGACCACTGCCTGCAGAGATTTCCTACAGATGCTCGAGATGTTGCCATTGTGTGCAGGAAGCTCTCTGAGAGAATGAGACAG gaccCGTCCATCAGAGGAATCTTCCATTTCTCAGGTAAAGAGCAGATGACCAAATATGAAATGGCCCTTGCCATGGCGCAGGCCTTCAAGCTGCCATCCAATCACCTCATCCCA CTGACGGAGCAGCCAGCAGGCTCTGCTCCTCGTCCAGTAAACAGCCAGCTGAACTGTTCTCGTCTGGAGTTGCTGAATCTGAGCGTGGAGCTGCGACCGTTCACCGCCGCCATTACTGACTGTCTGTGGCCGTTTACCGCTGACAAACGCTGGAGGCAGACAGTCTTCcactga